The proteins below are encoded in one region of Euryarchaeota archaeon:
- a CDS encoding HD domain-containing protein, which produces MKIEEATFDREIRDPIHRYVKLTTIESRIVDSRYFQRLAHISQMHSAHLVYPGAQYPRKVHCLGAMHLAHRIICRILHQQYQSVIDRKSHALTYIDNPKRRNWKCETDLPLKEGLEKLGIKPAADDDIPAYIVQYVRLAGLLHDIGHGPFSHLFEYASKEKVSDEELAKQGRKAKRFDHEEKGLQIITKRLTTADPNTGKPLLDQKDAEVVAAIIEGGEHGKYPLPTELQFLSQIISGPLDADKMDYLLRDAYYAGTPEYGTIDVDRILDSLVVNDGRLCYVSESLDAVVNALNAMFFMYNNVYLHKTVRAFDITAGKGLGKVNDVLRDFIKDDDQFFEIDETNFAEFLKEKAKGHAGLDEALEALETLRWRRKSLKTVADHRVGIPFRIVKEAKSFESEIKDITRLLEPLMRKFREETGITVELDLEKNIRPIGLKVPELGTFLNSDVIYDVNSKDTRRFRDYAPQYKTLTRIVVPIRMYGPHKEASAKEIEGNIEALHLAVGEALKDYQDEILTSLTL; this is translated from the coding sequence ATGAAAATCGAGGAGGCTACTTTTGACCGCGAAATCCGGGATCCAATCCACCGCTACGTGAAACTTACGACAATCGAAAGTCGGATCGTAGACTCGCGCTACTTTCAACGCCTTGCCCACATCTCGCAGATGCACTCGGCACACCTCGTTTACCCCGGCGCCCAGTACCCACGGAAGGTCCATTGCCTCGGCGCGATGCACCTCGCTCATCGAATCATATGCCGAATACTCCATCAACAGTACCAAAGCGTAATCGACAGGAAATCCCACGCCCTGACCTACATCGACAACCCCAAACGGCGCAATTGGAAATGCGAAACCGACCTGCCGCTCAAGGAAGGCCTCGAAAAACTCGGTATCAAGCCAGCCGCCGACGACGACATCCCGGCATATATCGTCCAATACGTAAGACTCGCGGGCCTGCTACACGACATCGGCCACGGTCCCTTCTCTCACCTATTCGAATACGCGTCCAAGGAAAAGGTGTCCGACGAAGAACTAGCGAAACAAGGACGAAAGGCGAAAAGGTTCGACCACGAAGAGAAAGGCCTTCAAATCATTACGAAGCGCCTCACGACAGCAGACCCAAACACCGGGAAGCCATTACTTGACCAAAAAGATGCTGAAGTCGTGGCCGCGATCATCGAAGGCGGCGAACACGGAAAGTACCCTCTTCCGACCGAACTCCAGTTTCTATCCCAAATCATCAGCGGGCCTCTCGATGCCGACAAAATGGATTACCTTTTGCGCGACGCGTACTATGCCGGGACCCCAGAGTACGGTACCATCGACGTCGACCGAATTTTGGACTCACTTGTCGTGAACGACGGTCGTCTCTGTTACGTATCTGAATCTCTTGATGCCGTGGTAAATGCATTGAATGCGATGTTCTTCATGTACAACAACGTTTATCTTCATAAGACCGTCCGAGCGTTCGACATAACGGCGGGTAAAGGACTTGGAAAAGTAAACGACGTACTAAGAGACTTCATCAAGGACGACGATCAATTTTTCGAGATTGACGAAACAAATTTCGCAGAATTCCTGAAGGAAAAGGCAAAAGGTCACGCGGGCCTGGACGAAGCGCTTGAAGCGTTGGAAACGCTCCGATGGCGACGAAAATCACTCAAGACCGTTGCAGACCATCGCGTAGGCATTCCGTTCCGAATTGTGAAAGAAGCGAAGAGCTTCGAAAGCGAAATCAAAGACATAACCCGCCTTCTCGAACCCCTTATGCGAAAATTTAGGGAGGAGACCGGCATCACTGTCGAGCTCGACCTGGAAAAGAATATTCGCCCGATCGGCCTCAAGGTCCCTGAGCTTGGCACGTTTTTGAATTCCGACGTCATCTACGACGTAAACTCGAAAGACACGCGGCGCTTCAGGGACTATGCGCCTCAATACAAGACACTGACGAGAATAGTTGTTCCAATCCGAATGTACGGACCCCACAAGGAGGCAAGCGCGAAGGAAATTGAGGGCAACATCGAAGCGCTTCACCTGGCCGTGGGGGAAGCCCTGAAGGATTACCAAGACGAAATCTTGACGTCGCTGACGCTCTAG